A region from the Vicia villosa cultivar HV-30 ecotype Madison, WI linkage group LG3, Vvil1.0, whole genome shotgun sequence genome encodes:
- the LOC131657183 gene encoding dirigent protein 21-like, whose amino-acid sequence MATTLSFFSLFTLTLILAHFSITNGTFSEKSNIMLHTNQQNTEKTTHLHFFYHENLEGKNPTVIKIIDPSTNSPTGFGATFMMDNLLTLQQELTSKPIGRAQGIFGSASLNDRGLVMLINLVFIEGEFAGSTLSLLGRNPVQDTVREMPIVGGTGVFRFARGFAVVKSLYEISTSENFVVEYNVTVSHP is encoded by the coding sequence ATGGCTACCACTCTTAGCTTCTTCTCTCTCTTCACTCTCACTCTCATACTTGCTCATTTTTCCATTACCAATGGAACATTCTCTGAAAAATCCAACATCATGTTACATACAAATCAACAAAACACAGAAAAAACAACCCATTTGCACTTCTTTTACCATGAAAACCTAGAAGGAAAAAATCCAACAGTTATAAAAATCATAGATCCATCAACTAACTCACCAACTGGATTTGGAGCAACTTTCATGATGGACAACCTCTTAACATTACAACAAGAGTTAACCTCAAAACCTATTGGTAGAGCTCAAGGAATATTCGGTTCGGCGTCTTTGAATGACCGCGGGTTGGTAATGTTGATCAATCTTGTTTTTATTGAAGGTGAGTTTGCTGGTAGTACTCTTAGTTTGCTTGGAAGGAATCCAGTTCAAGATACTGTTAGAGAAATGCCTATTGTTGGTGGTACTGGTGTGTTTAGGTTTGCTAGAGGTTTTGCTGTTGTGAAGAGTCTTTATGAGATTTCTACTTCTGAAAATTTTGTTGTTGAGTATAATGTCACTGTTTCTCATCCTTAG